One region of Fragaria vesca subsp. vesca linkage group LG4, FraVesHawaii_1.0, whole genome shotgun sequence genomic DNA includes:
- the LOC101295797 gene encoding uncharacterized protein LOC101295797 → MRVATVQDKVAEAGVLDKESNIYASLGEDQGNLVSVHSSSFENQIPVSASGKQNGEAQCLASTSTTQVSQQNLVDSAVNGISYQEMPLESSPTADQDQGTDMATSSAAQACVNQNTGQPMENPFHDEIEVQPSGEDSDFNQVLQVAMQFYSRLPALSEQTVSQPLTSFSLNQRAHAPTNGFDIPFSHTRPTFVTSHLLLPFNCELLQHELERLEREREESLKSHEDKKLQLKSDMEKGIEELKAEICQEYETKLQQIEAEFILKKEDLLAIHKKVLIHMLLACAWDLAFKSNVMDITGSSSSGVHHGGNYTVDRQLVWSYMQQNAQMPSLVSGSSSANPPAACRQSTPLALATIPHYTAPLRQSVEFLPTPPVFSLTNPASHPHISSFSLTGGPQGRVEIRAPLQDQPCRPSIPFTGGTSAFSHEEGSSNHQSQRNSLSSSLPELFISQQPTPTQISDPYNMQHDHEIAGEPSLSVTGTGPVYQQCGVILNQQQHTTSPPSPPSLPPPTQRPLLLTQQFVPSNMVRHRETTEGLPALRSASALELLTDTGYPSSRSWRSTQNGSRLESSSGSTDIVCLSDDE, encoded by the exons ATGAGGGTAGCGACTGTGCAAGATAAAGTGGCTGAAGCTGGAGTGCTTGATAAAGAGTCCAATATCTATGCAAGTTTGGGTGAGGACCAAGGGAATCTTGTGTCCGTGCATTCATCTTCATTTGAAAATCAAATCCCGGTAAGCGCCTCAGGGAAACAGAACGGTGAAGCACAGTGTTTGGCTTCTACTAGTACAACTCAGGTCAGTCAGCAGAACTTAGTTGATTCTGCAGTCAATGGAATCTCTTATCAGGAAATGCCCCTGGAAAGTTCACCCACG GCAGACCAAGACCAAGGTACTGATATGGCCACATCAAGTGCAGCACAAGCTTGCGTAAATCAGAATACTGGTCAACCCATGGAAAATCCTTTCCACGACGAAATTGAAGTTCAGCCAAGTGGTGAAGACTCTGACTTCAATCAAGTTCTCCAAGTGGCAATGCAATTTTATTCCCGTCTCCCTGCTCTTTCTGAACAAACTGTTTCACAACCTCTGACAAGTTTTTCCTTGAATCAGCGAGCTCATGCACCTACTAATGGTTTTGATATACCTTTCTCACACACAAGACCTACATTTGTTACATCTCATTTGCTTCTTCCTTTCAACTGTGAATTGCTTCAACATGAATTGGAAAGATTGGAAAGAGAAAGAGAAGAAAGCCTCAAGTCTCATGAAGATAAA AAGCTGCAATTGAAATCTGATATGGAGAAGGGGATAGAGGAATTGAAAGCTGAAATTTGTCAAGAGTATGAGACCAAGCTCCAACAGATAGAAGCGGAATTTATCCTTAAAAAGGAAGATTTGCTTGCAATTCACAAAAAAGTATTAATCCATATGTTGCTGGCTTGTGCTTGGGATCTGGCTTTCAAGTCCAATGTCATGGATATTACAGGTTCAAGTTCATCTGGAGTGCATCATG GTGGGAACTATACTGTTGACCGCCAACTGGTTTGGTCATATATGCAGCAAAATGCACAAATGCCTTCTCTAGTTTCCGGTTCATCTTCAGCCAACCCTCCTGCAGCTTGCCGACAGTCAACTCCACTTGCATTGGCAACCATTCCACACTATACAGCTCCACTGAGACAAAGTGTTGAGTTTTTGCCTACTCCTCCTGTCTTTTCTTTGACCAATCCAGCAAGTCATCCCCACATCAGTTCCTTCTCTTTGACAGGAGGACCTCAAGGTAGAGTTGAGATTCGAGCCCCTCTCCAAGATCAACCTTGTAGACCTTCAATACCCTTTACTGGAGGTACCAGTGCTTTCTCTCATGAAGAAGGGTCATCTAATCATCAGTCACAAAGAAACTCACTTTCATCGTCTCTCCCGGAACTTTTTATCTCACAACAACCGACACCAACACAAATTTCTGATCCCTACAATATGCAACATGATCATGAAATTGCTGGGGAACCTTCATTATCCGTCACTGGTACCGGTCCTGTCTATCAACAATGTGGGGTTATATTAAATCAGCAGCAACACACTACTTCTCCTCCGTCTCCCCCATCACTTCCTCCTCCTACTCAACGACCTTTGCTCCTCACACAGCAATTTGTTCCTAGTAATATGGTCCGTCACCGTGAAACTACGGAAGGATTGCCAGCTCTTCGTAGTGCATCTGCACTGGAGTTGCTTACCGACACGGGTTATCCATCTTCACGTAGTTGGCGTTCAACACAGAATGGTTCAAGACTTGAATCATCTAGTGGATCCACAGATATAGTTTGTTTATCAGATGATGAGTAA